From a region of the Acinetobacter calcoaceticus genome:
- the purT gene encoding formate-dependent phosphoribosylglycinamide formyltransferase: MIRMSVTLGTPLQSSAFKVLLLGSGELGKEVVISLQRLGVEVHAADRYDHAPAMQVAHFSYVLNMADPIQLKQLIEKIKPNLIVPEIEAIATEVLIEIEASQTATVIPSAKAVNLTMNREGIRRLAAEELGLPTSAYRFADSLESFRAASDDIGYPNFVKPVMSSSGKGQSRVKSFDEVDAAWEYAMQGGRVNQGTVIIESQIDFDFEITLLTVRAKNPETGEIETHYCDPIGHRQDAGDYVESWQPQPMTAAALEEAKRIANKVTTALGGCGIFGVELFIKGDKVWFSEVSPRPHDTGLVTLASQFQSEFELHARAILGLPVSTARHSVAASAVIYAGVDANNLSYSGLNTALTNPNTDLRLFGKPEGFKRRRMGVATARAENTDLARTLAKETADQVSVKTNS, from the coding sequence ATGATTCGCATGAGCGTGACACTCGGTACCCCACTTCAATCTTCTGCATTCAAAGTTTTATTGTTAGGTTCAGGAGAGCTTGGCAAAGAAGTTGTAATTTCCTTACAACGCCTTGGTGTAGAAGTACATGCAGCCGACCGTTATGATCATGCGCCAGCCATGCAAGTTGCACATTTTTCTTATGTGTTAAATATGGCTGATCCTATTCAATTAAAACAGCTCATCGAAAAAATTAAACCGAATTTAATTGTTCCCGAAATCGAAGCCATCGCTACAGAAGTTCTCATTGAAATTGAAGCGAGCCAAACTGCAACGGTTATTCCTTCTGCTAAAGCGGTAAACCTGACAATGAATCGTGAAGGTATTCGTCGTCTTGCTGCTGAAGAGCTTGGTTTACCTACCTCTGCTTACCGATTTGCCGACTCACTAGAAAGCTTCCGTGCTGCTTCTGATGATATTGGTTATCCAAACTTTGTAAAACCAGTAATGTCATCGTCAGGTAAAGGCCAATCTCGTGTAAAAAGCTTCGATGAAGTCGATGCTGCTTGGGAATATGCGATGCAAGGTGGCCGTGTTAACCAAGGTACGGTCATCATTGAATCTCAAATTGATTTTGATTTTGAAATTACATTACTTACCGTTCGCGCTAAAAATCCTGAAACTGGTGAAATCGAAACTCACTACTGCGACCCAATTGGTCACCGTCAAGATGCAGGTGATTATGTAGAAAGCTGGCAGCCTCAACCTATGACAGCTGCTGCACTTGAAGAAGCAAAACGTATTGCGAATAAAGTTACAACAGCACTAGGTGGCTGTGGTATTTTTGGTGTAGAGCTGTTTATTAAAGGCGACAAAGTCTGGTTCAGTGAAGTATCACCTCGCCCACATGATACAGGTCTAGTGACTCTAGCATCGCAATTTCAAAGCGAATTTGAACTGCATGCTCGTGCAATTTTAGGATTACCAGTGAGCACAGCTCGCCATAGTGTTGCTGCTAGCGCAGTTATTTATGCTGGTGTAGATGCCAACAACTTAAGCTATAGCGGCTTAAATACGGCATTAACTAATCCAAATACCGACCTACGCCTGTTTGGCAAACCAGAAGGTTTCAAACGACGTCGTATGGGTGTGGCGACTGCTCGTGCAGAAAATACTGATCTTGCCCGCACTTTAGCGAAAGAAACCGCTGATCAAGTAAGCGTAAAAACCAACTCTTAA
- the glnD gene encoding [protein-PII] uridylyltransferase — translation MINTSPLLNYVTSHHDIKAINQWRTDVEKQLQDSYENGQSIREVIKARSDLVDEALIFLWRHAELDQTDLGLFAVGGYGRREMLPYSDVDIMILSEHEINEENEKRISTFISSLWDVGNFKPGISVRTIQSCVEQAATDLTVATTLIEARLITGNSQLAKWPRRIVSQTWTDKTFYDAKMAEQAKRYHQHNNTESNLEPDIKNAPGGIRDINQIGWIAKRHFRVNRIYDLVHLGFISEFELTVLEEAESFLWEIRHHLHRLAKRDENRLLFDHQREIAAQFGYVRQEGQPVNYGVEQFMKRYYRTAQQVSTLNEMLLAYFSESVITPRLPNYERKIEEVNNHFKIVDNKLAVQHHKIFAEHPSAILELFYILANRPDIEGIRARTLRLLILAAKRINQNYRDNPDHQALFMSIIRSPYRLYDTLVAMKRYGVLGNYIPAFGQIMGLMQYDLFHIYTVDAHTLLLLRNLNRFKEPEFAKEFPVVSSVFQRLARQDIVFIAALFHDIAKGRGGDHSELGAEDAIEFGRAHGFTERECKLIAWLIHNHLLMSLTAQKKDISDPDVVKDFAEKLGDMEHLDYLYTLTVADINATNPKLWNTWRASLMRQLYTHARDVIRTGLSRPVDYQMLIEDTKFAASELLVNNFSLADVEKVWQELGDEYFIKESADEIAWHTQAILKHGDNPEPLVLLRAHRKAAQDAVQIFIYTRDQPNLFATTVAVLDKMNLDVQDAKIITASTAFSLDTYVVLDRFGTLLTDPEREETVKTALVKALSQPDQYPGLMQRRIPRQLRHFDIENTVDVTLNEALQQNMVEISTLDHPGLLARVGGLFMMQGLDIHSARIATLGERAEDIFFVTKKDGKPLNNEEVKLFSEKLKAALDEASNQICQH, via the coding sequence ATGATCAATACATCGCCATTGCTGAACTACGTTACAAGCCATCATGATATTAAAGCCATTAATCAATGGCGAACAGATGTAGAAAAGCAATTGCAGGATTCATATGAAAATGGGCAATCTATTCGGGAAGTCATTAAAGCACGCTCAGATTTAGTTGACGAAGCACTGATCTTTTTATGGAGACATGCTGAACTCGACCAGACTGATCTAGGTCTTTTTGCTGTAGGTGGTTATGGGCGCCGTGAAATGCTGCCCTATTCCGATGTTGATATCATGATTTTGTCAGAACATGAAATTAACGAAGAAAATGAAAAGCGTATTTCTACATTTATTTCCTCTTTATGGGATGTTGGCAATTTCAAACCCGGAATTAGCGTTCGTACTATTCAAAGCTGTGTTGAACAGGCAGCGACAGATCTAACCGTCGCAACTACACTCATTGAAGCGCGTCTAATTACAGGTAATAGTCAACTTGCAAAATGGCCGCGTCGTATTGTTTCGCAAACGTGGACAGACAAAACCTTTTATGATGCAAAAATGGCTGAACAAGCTAAGCGTTACCACCAACACAACAATACTGAAAGCAATTTAGAACCCGATATTAAAAATGCACCGGGTGGCATTCGTGATATTAACCAGATTGGCTGGATTGCCAAGCGTCATTTCCGCGTAAACCGTATTTATGACTTAGTGCATTTAGGTTTTATTTCAGAGTTTGAATTAACAGTTTTAGAAGAAGCTGAAAGTTTTCTTTGGGAAATTCGTCACCATTTACATCGCTTAGCGAAACGTGATGAAAACCGTCTTCTGTTCGATCATCAAAGAGAAATCGCGGCTCAATTTGGCTATGTCCGTCAAGAAGGTCAACCTGTAAATTACGGTGTCGAGCAGTTCATGAAACGCTACTACCGTACTGCTCAGCAGGTTTCAACACTCAATGAAATGTTGTTGGCGTATTTTAGCGAATCGGTCATTACTCCGCGCTTACCCAATTACGAACGTAAAATTGAAGAAGTTAATAATCATTTTAAAATCGTTGATAACAAGCTTGCCGTACAGCACCACAAAATATTTGCAGAGCATCCAAGTGCCATTTTAGAATTATTCTATATTTTGGCTAATCGACCAGATATTGAAGGGATCCGCGCTCGTACTTTACGCTTACTTATTCTTGCTGCAAAACGTATTAATCAAAATTATCGAGATAACCCCGATCATCAAGCGCTGTTTATGTCGATTATTCGCTCACCCTATCGTCTATACGATACTTTGGTGGCGATGAAGCGCTATGGTGTTTTAGGAAACTATATTCCGGCATTTGGTCAAATTATGGGCCTTATGCAATATGACCTATTCCACATCTATACAGTCGATGCACACACATTATTATTGCTGCGCAACTTAAACCGTTTTAAAGAACCTGAGTTTGCGAAAGAGTTCCCAGTTGTAAGCTCTGTTTTCCAACGTCTTGCACGTCAAGATATCGTATTTATCGCTGCATTATTTCATGACATTGCTAAAGGCCGCGGTGGAGACCATAGTGAACTCGGTGCAGAAGATGCAATCGAATTTGGACGTGCGCACGGCTTTACAGAGCGTGAATGCAAATTAATTGCATGGCTCATCCACAACCATTTACTCATGTCACTGACTGCTCAGAAAAAGGATATTTCAGATCCGGATGTTGTTAAAGATTTTGCCGAAAAACTTGGCGATATGGAACATCTCGATTATCTATATACCTTAACGGTTGCAGATATTAATGCGACAAATCCAAAACTATGGAACACATGGCGTGCCTCACTTATGCGTCAACTTTATACGCATGCCCGTGATGTCATTCGTACAGGTTTAAGTCGTCCTGTTGACTATCAAATGCTGATTGAAGACACCAAATTTGCAGCAAGTGAATTACTGGTGAATAACTTCTCATTAGCAGACGTCGAAAAAGTATGGCAAGAACTTGGTGATGAATACTTCATTAAAGAATCAGCAGATGAAATTGCATGGCACACTCAAGCAATTTTGAAACACGGTGATAATCCAGAGCCATTAGTACTGTTGCGTGCTCACCGTAAAGCTGCCCAAGATGCAGTACAAATCTTTATATATACACGTGACCAACCCAACCTTTTTGCCACCACCGTTGCAGTTTTGGACAAAATGAATTTAGATGTTCAGGATGCAAAAATTATCACGGCAAGTACAGCATTTAGCTTAGACACCTATGTTGTACTTGATCGTTTCGGGACATTACTGACCGACCCTGAACGCGAAGAAACCGTTAAAACTGCATTAGTGAAAGCGCTTAGTCAGCCAGATCAATACCCAGGACTTATGCAACGCCGAATTCCACGTCAACTACGTCACTTTGATATTGAAAATACAGTCGATGTTACATTGAATGAAGCCTTACAGCAAAACATGGTCGAAATTTCAACACTTGATCACCCTGGCCTACTTGCACGTGTGGGTGGTTTATTTATGATGCAAGGTTTAGACATCCATTCAGCTAGAATTGCAACTTTAGGTGAACGTGCAGAAGATATTTTCTTTGTCACGAAAAAAGATGGAAAGCCGTTAAATAACGAAGAGGTCAAACTCT